A genomic segment from Zonotrichia albicollis isolate bZonAlb1 chromosome 19, bZonAlb1.hap1, whole genome shotgun sequence encodes:
- the NDUFAF8 gene encoding NADH dehydrogenase [ubiquinone] 1 alpha subcomplex assembly factor 8 gives MSGRGVWLRARARLRRFPAALAACGNQAAAYGRCVAAAAAGPAELRRDACLQEFQALRECFARAAKATPK, from the exons ATGTCGGGGCGCGGAGTGTGGCTGCGGGCGCGGGCGCGGCTGCGGCGCTTCCCGGCGGCGCTGGCGGCCTGCGGGAACCAG GCCGCGGCCTACGGGCGGTgcgtggcggcggcggcggcggggccggcggagCTGCGGCGGGACGCGTGCCTGCAGGAGTTCCAGGCGCTGCGGGAGTGCTTCGCCCGCGCG GCAAAGGCGACGCCCAAGTGA